The Croceibacterium sp. TMG7-5b_MA50 genome segment AACGGCGCGGGCGAGATGCTGGTCTATTCCGCCGCCGATTTCGAAGATTTGCGCGTGCCCCGGCCCGACCTGCCGCCGTCGATGGAAGGCGATCTGGAGCCGGTGATCCGGTTGCTGGCGGAGAACCGCTGGCCGTGGCGGCTGCACGCAACCTACGACCAGACGATCGACCGCGCTCTGAACGTCTTCGAGAAGGTCGCGCTCGACGTGCCGTTCACCGGCATCAACTGGTTCTTCGACCATGCCGAGACGATCAGCGACCGCAATATCGACCGGATCGCCGCGCTGGGCGGCGGGATCGCGATCCAGCATCGCATGGCCTATCAAGGCGAGTATTTCGTTGGGCGTCACGGCGCGCGCGCCGCCGAACGCACGCCGCCGATCGCCCGGATGCTGGCGGCGGGCATTCCGGTGGGCGCCGGCACGGATGCGACCCGCGTGGCCAGCCACAATCCGTGGGTGTCGCTTCACTGGCTGGTGACGGGCCGCACCGTCGGCGGGCTGGGCCTGTATCCGGGCGCGAACCGGGTCAGCCGGGAAAAGGCGCTCGCCATGTGGACGCATGAGAACGCCTGGTTCTCCAGCGAGGCGGGCAAGAAGGGCCAGATCAAGGCGGGGCAACTGGCCGATCTTGCGGTTCTGTCGGCCGACTACTTTTCCGTGCCCGAAAGCGACATCGTGCATCTCCGCTCCGTCCTGACGGTGCTGGGCGGCAAGGTCGTGTACGGTGAAGGCGACTACGAACGGCTGGCTCCCACGATTCCGCGGCCGATGCCCGACTGGTCGCCGGTCGCCATGGTCCCCGGGTACCATCGCACCCCCGAGGCATCCGCCATGCTGGCGCGCGCGTGCGGCTGTGCCAGCAGCTGCGCGGTGCACGGCCACGACCATGCCGCCGCGCTCGGCTCCGCCGTTCCCGCAGCCGATGTGCAGGGCTTCTGGGGCGCGCTCGGCTGCGGCTGCTGGGCTGTGTGACCGGC includes the following:
- a CDS encoding amidohydrolase; the protein is MPDLILFNARIATLDRANPQAQAVAIRDGRFLAVGSEGDVRAAAPGAAEIDAGGRRIIPGLIDSHTHLIRGGLNYNLELRWDGVPSLPDAMAMLKRQVDRTPAPQWVRVVGGFTEHQFAEKRLPTIAELNAVAPDTPVFILHLYDRALLNAAALRVVGYTKDTPDPPGGEIVRDAAGNPTGLLLAQPNATILYSTLAKGPKLPLDYQINSTRHFMREVNSLGITSVIDAGGGAQSYPDDYRVIETLHDQGQLTVRISYNLFTQKPKEELADFQGWVGQLRPGQGDDTYRVNGAGEMLVYSAADFEDLRVPRPDLPPSMEGDLEPVIRLLAENRWPWRLHATYDQTIDRALNVFEKVALDVPFTGINWFFDHAETISDRNIDRIAALGGGIAIQHRMAYQGEYFVGRHGARAAERTPPIARMLAAGIPVGAGTDATRVASHNPWVSLHWLVTGRTVGGLGLYPGANRVSREKALAMWTHENAWFSSEAGKKGQIKAGQLADLAVLSADYFSVPESDIVHLRSVLTVLGGKVVYGEGDYERLAPTIPRPMPDWSPVAMVPGYHRTPEASAMLARACGCASSCAVHGHDHAAALGSAVPAADVQGFWGALGCGCWAV